The sequence ACGATTGTGGCCTGCAGGCCAGGCGCGCGCAAGAGGCGCTCGACGCCCTGACGCAGCGTCGCGACGAACTGACGGACCGCCTGCATCTGGCGCAGCGGGCGTTGGATGCAGTACAGGAGCACCGGGGAAAAATGCAGTTGCGATTCTTGCAGGACCGGGTCAGTCTTGATTTCAAGGCCGCCGATGATCAATGGGGAATGTCGCGAGCGACGGGGCCAGCATATGACAGTGAATCTTGAACCGCTCGATGGCCATACGCCATCGTCCCGCAAACCATTTGCGCAACAGCAGGGCCACCAGGAGCGCTGGCTGTTTGAACTGGAAACGGCACTGCTGGAGCAAGGCGTGAAGAAAAATGCTCAGCGTCCGGCTGCCGATACGGGAGAGGGCGGGGGCGCGCCGCAGCCGGCAGTCAAGCAGACTGCCGCACCGCTTCCGTTGCGCGCTGATGCAGGGGGGCTGAATGGCAGCACGCTGCCAGCGCCTGCCTTGCCCGGTGTATTGCCAGGCGGCTATGCCGGGTACGGCGTAGCTGTTGCTGCGGAAGCAGGCGCACTGCCGCGCGTCGCTATTTTTGGCACGGTTGCCAACGATGCCCCAGGCCGTGCAGTGGCTGTTATGGTGCCCGTCGATGGCGACAGTGGCGGTGCGGTGCGCACGCAACCCTTGGCGTTGTCGGCCGGCTTTAGCGCTAGCTCCACTGCAAGTTTGGGCGCAGAACAAATGCAGGAGGCGGGGGAGGAGACGGAGACGGCCAGTATGCCGTCAACGCAGCTGACGCAGGAAGACGCGCCAGATTACGCATTGCGGCAAATTCATCTGTACCGTGAAAGCGGCGGTGTGCATGCATGGATACGCGATGCGTCGTTGAGTGCAGTTCAGGAACGGCTGGTGGCGCAGGCCATGCTGCTGGAGCTACATGGCACCGGCACGCGTATGACGGCGCTGACTGTGAATGGAAAAGAGTTACTCGTCAAGCAGAAAGCCTACGCAGGCGCTGACTGCTTTGTTGCCGAGCCCATACTTTCTGGCAGTGCCGGAATTCCACTAATGACAAAGGATGCACTCTGATGGCCGTTAATCCCATTTCTGCAGCAAGCGCGAACCAGCCGGCCCAGTCCAGCAATATCGCCATTCAGGATTTTCTGAAGATCCTGACTGCGCAGCTGAACAGCCAGGATCCACTCAAGCCGGTCGATAACCAGGAGTTCGTAGCGCAGATTGCGCAATTCGCATCGCTGGAGCAAAGCCGTCAGCTCAACGCCAAGATTGATGAGCTCCTGTCGGTGCAGTCCTCGCTGCAATCGGTTGGCCTGCTGGGCAAGACGGTGGATATCAACCAGGGCGGTGGCGTGGTCACGGGCAAGGTGACGGCGCTCGATTTCGCCTCCGGCCAGCCGTTGCTGACGCTGCAGACCTCGTCCGGGGCATTCCAGGACAAGATTACGTTGTCACAACTTACGAATGTCCGTTAAAGGAAAACACCATGCTTGATACGTTGTTGATCGGCACTTCCGGGCTGCTGGGCTATTCGCAGGGATTGCGCGTAGTGGGAAACAACCTGGCCAATGTCAATACGCCGGGCTTCAAGAGCTCGCAGCCGCAGTTTTCTGACCTGTTCGACAAGGGCAGCAGCACTGCGCACGCAAAGGACGGCGGGGGGGGCGGATCGCGTGGCGTCGGCTTGAATACCTTGGGCGCGCAGATCAACTTCAAGACGGGCATTGATCAGGGTACGGGCAATCCACTTGATGTGAAGATTGACGGAAATGGCATGTTTGTTATCCGCCGCGAGGACAAACTGCTGTACTCCCGTGCCGGCGATTTCCAGTTCAATGCTCAGGATATTCTCGTCAATACCAGTGGCGACCATGTCCAGGCTCTCGACAGCAGCGGCAAGCTCGGTGATGTCCAGCTTGGGACACTGACGCGCAATCCACCCAAGGCAACGAGCACGATCAAAATCAGCGGCAACCTGACCAGTACCGTGGCCACGCCCGCCATCGATGCGACAATGACCGGATTGAACATCATCGATGCTGCCGGAGCTAGTCATACCGTCAATCTGATCTTCAAGGATCAGGGCGGTGGAAATTTCAAAGTCACCGTCAACGATGTCGCGACAGGAACGGCAGTCGGCACAGGCGAGCTGAAATTCAATTCCGGTTTCCTGCTGCCTGGATTCGATGTGGTGACCTTTGCATATAGTTCAGCCACCGTGCCGGCCTTCGACGTCAAGCTCGACTTTACCAGCAACGTGAACTCCTTTCCCACCCCCAGTAGTCTGAGCCTGGTGTCCCAGGATGGCTACTTGGCGGGCAGCATGACTGAACAGGGAATAGGCGCCGACGGCACGCTATCGATTCGCTATTCCAATAATCAGACGGCGAAAGGTCCGCGCCTGGCGTTGGCCAATTTTCATGCCTTGGGTGACTTGGTACAGGTTGGCGGTGGTGCATTTTCCGCCGCGGCGCAACTCCCGGTCCAGTACGGCTATGCCGGCGTCGATGCCTATGGCAAGCTCGCGCCGGGCCACCGTGAAGGCTCCAACGTTGATCTTGCCGAGGAATTCAGTAATTTGATCCTGATGCAACGCGGCTACCAGGCGTCGTCCCACGTGATCAGCACGGCAAATGACATGATCCAGGAATTGTTCGACATGAAAGGGCGCCGTTGATGCAAGTGCAGCCGTATTTGCTGGTATCCGATACTGTGCTGGACGCAGTAGCTGGGCCCTTGCGTCGTGTGGCAGAGGACTGGTGTACTGCGTGGGGTATACCAACATCCAGTATGGACTTCGATTGCAAGCGCGCCTGGGAAGCGCAAGCTGTCTGCCCCGACGCCTCGTGGCGTGCCGTGCACAGCCGCGGCGACGAGACCTGGTGGTGCGCCTGTACACCTGAGTGGAACTTGCAGCTACGTCACGCGATGTTTCCACTTGGTGTGGCGGAGCCTTTGCAAGCGTCGCCAACCGGGATGGCGGACGAAGCTGCCGATGCGGCCAGCGAGGCCTTGTTCGAGTCGTTGAGTGGTATAGCGCAGGGCGGTACGCCACTGGCACCGCCAGCAGAAGCCTGGTTGCGCGGAGCAGGTGTGGTGGCGTTAAGGCTTGGTCTTGGCAAGCAAAGTATGTATGTGATTGTTAGCCAGGCGGCCGTATCGCGTATCACACAGCAGATGGGACACGCAGCCGGACGCCTGGCGCCGCTTGCCGCCGTGAACTACCTGCACGCCTTGCGTAACATCCCTCTGAGTTTGCCGCTGGAAATCGGCCGTGCCGAGGTAGGGCTTGGCAGCCTGATGTTGCTTGGGGTCGGCGACGTGATCCGGCTCGATACGCTGGCGGACCGGCCGCTGACAGTCATGGGCCCGGGAGGGGACGCATTGTTCGATGCATACCTCGGTCTCGCGGACCAAAAAGTGGCGCTTGAAGTTGTTCGGCGTGATTAACAATGTGCATGAATGAGCATGGAGTAGTGGAATGAGCAGTACATCAAACAGTAATGGCACCGCCGTAGCGCAAGCCCAGGTCGTGGAATTATCCGAATTCAAGGAGCCGTCCCCGGCAGGGCCGGCTATTTTCGCCGGGAACCTGGGATTGCTCGATAGCGTTAAGGTGAACTTGAACGTCATGGTCGGGGAAGTCCAGACCACGGTTGGCG comes from Janthinobacterium sp. 64 and encodes:
- a CDS encoding flagellar hook assembly protein FlgD; amino-acid sequence: MAVNPISAASANQPAQSSNIAIQDFLKILTAQLNSQDPLKPVDNQEFVAQIAQFASLEQSRQLNAKIDELLSVQSSLQSVGLLGKTVDINQGGGVVTGKVTALDFASGQPLLTLQTSSGAFQDKITLSQLTNVR
- a CDS encoding FliM/FliN family flagellar motor switch protein; this encodes MDFDCKRAWEAQAVCPDASWRAVHSRGDETWWCACTPEWNLQLRHAMFPLGVAEPLQASPTGMADEAADAASEALFESLSGIAQGGTPLAPPAEAWLRGAGVVALRLGLGKQSMYVIVSQAAVSRITQQMGHAAGRLAPLAAVNYLHALRNIPLSLPLEIGRAEVGLGSLMLLGVGDVIRLDTLADRPLTVMGPGGDALFDAYLGLADQKVALEVVRRD
- a CDS encoding flagellar hook-basal body complex protein, giving the protein MLDTLLIGTSGLLGYSQGLRVVGNNLANVNTPGFKSSQPQFSDLFDKGSSTAHAKDGGGGGSRGVGLNTLGAQINFKTGIDQGTGNPLDVKIDGNGMFVIRREDKLLYSRAGDFQFNAQDILVNTSGDHVQALDSSGKLGDVQLGTLTRNPPKATSTIKISGNLTSTVATPAIDATMTGLNIIDAAGASHTVNLIFKDQGGGNFKVTVNDVATGTAVGTGELKFNSGFLLPGFDVVTFAYSSATVPAFDVKLDFTSNVNSFPTPSSLSLVSQDGYLAGSMTEQGIGADGTLSIRYSNNQTAKGPRLALANFHALGDLVQVGGGAFSAAAQLPVQYGYAGVDAYGKLAPGHREGSNVDLAEEFSNLILMQRGYQASSHVISTANDMIQELFDMKGRR
- a CDS encoding FliM/FliN family flagellar motor switch protein, whose product is MSSTSNSNGTAVAQAQVVELSEFKEPSPAGPAIFAGNLGLLDSVKVNLNVMVGEVQTTVGELMELKEASVLKTDRKADYPIDIVVNGNVVARGQLVVVDDHFGVRISELAKVAHA